The Hymenobacter sp. DG01 sequence GTCTGCGTAAAGAGCGACAGGTAGTAGTGCGCTACGAAAAAGAAGAGTATCGCCATGGGCAAAAAGTTAGAGGTCGAATCCAGTGGCGGCCGAAGCCCCAACGCGCAAAGCTGAAAAGCGGGGTATTAGTTCAGCCGTGGTTTTACAAAACTACGGCCACCCCTGCCCAGAGTGCAATTCGCCTTTTCAAAAGGCCAAAATGTTGTTCAGGTTCAGCAAAGGTGAGGGGGTAGCAGATAACGACCTATGATATTCGTCATCTGCTACCCCCTTTATTGGGCTGAAACGCCTTTAGTAATAGGCTTCAGCGGCTTGCCAGTGGGCTACCTCAGGCAGCGGGGCCCGGAAGCACATTTCCTCCTTCGTAACGGGATGCTGAAACTCCAGCTGCCGGGCGTGTAGGGCAATACTCACATCGGGCAGGGGCGCCAGGAACCCGTACTTCACATCCCCCACGATGGGCGTACCCAGGCCGGAGCTGAGCTGCACCCGGATCTGGTGGGGGCGGCCGGTAATAGGATTAACCTGCAGCAGCCAGCGGGAGCCCGCCTGGCCCAGCACCTGGTAGTCCAGCTCCGATTTCAGGCCCTGGCTGTGACGCTCCGAGTAGGCTTTGGTAGTGTTGCGGATGGGGTCTTTTACCAGCCAGTGCGTCAGGTGGCCGGTAGTAGGTTCCGGGCACTTACCGGTCAGGGCCCAGTACGTTTTGTGCACCTTGTTGTCGCGGAACATTTCGTTCAGGCGGCTTAGGGCCTTGCTGGTTTTGGCCAGGGCTACCACGCCGCTCACGGGCCGGTCAAGGCGGTGAGCCACGCCCACGAAAGCAGCACCAGGCTT is a genomic window containing:
- a CDS encoding RluA family pseudouridine synthase produces the protein MNRPNLWSERKEILFEDNHLLIINKPAGLLVQGDATGDEPLSAKAEEYLRFKYKKPGAAFVGVAHRLDRPVSGVVALAKTSKALSRLNEMFRDNKVHKTYWALTGKCPEPTTGHLTHWLVKDPIRNTTKAYSERHSQGLKSELDYQVLGQAGSRWLLQVNPITGRPHQIRVQLSSGLGTPIVGDVKYGFLAPLPDVSIALHARQLEFQHPVTKEEMCFRAPLPEVAHWQAAEAYY